Proteins from one Arsenophonus apicola genomic window:
- the rfaH gene encoding transcription/translation regulatory transformer protein RfaH, with the protein MENWYLLYCKRGQIERAIKNLKRQHVICLTPEAQIKKIVRGKRITVTEALFPNYLFVKFDPEEIHTTTIRSTRGVSHFIRFGLYPVIVPDNIINELKSATKPEIVAAKTPVAGDTVIITEGIFEGLKAIYSEPDGENRSIILLNILNQNIAKLIDNKQFKKSN; encoded by the coding sequence ATGGAAAATTGGTATCTTCTTTACTGTAAGCGTGGGCAAATAGAGCGAGCAATAAAAAATTTAAAAAGACAGCATGTTATCTGCTTAACACCAGAAGCTCAAATAAAAAAAATAGTGCGCGGCAAGCGCATCACCGTTACAGAAGCGTTATTTCCCAACTATCTTTTCGTAAAATTTGATCCTGAAGAGATCCATACTACAACGATACGCTCAACCAGAGGTGTTAGCCATTTTATTCGATTTGGTCTCTATCCTGTGATCGTACCAGATAATATTATTAACGAGTTAAAGTCCGCCACTAAACCTGAAATTGTTGCAGCAAAGACACCGGTAGCAGGTGATACTGTTATTATTACTGAAGGTATTTTTGAAGGCCTAAAAGCAATTTACTCCGAACCTGACGGTGAAAATCGTTCAATTATTCTACTTAACATTCTTAACCAAAATATAGCTAAGCTAATAGATAATAAACAATTTAAAAAAAGTAATTAA
- the fadB gene encoding fatty acid oxidation complex subunit alpha FadB: MLYQSNTIQVDWIKPGIAKLIFNSPNAINKFDIETINSLNQAIDSLENKNTLSQLKGLILISQKSAFIVGADIKQFLSLFNAPKSQLQQWLNFANSIFNCIEDLPIPTVTAISGYALGGGCECALTTDYRIAAPDLKIGLPEVKLGIMPGFGGSVRLPRLIGLDNALQMITTGKDIDAITALKNGLIDAIVAKEQLLNSALLLLENAIANKLDWRQVRQPKTQPLKLNKIEQTMSFDVAKGLVMKAAGSHYPAPLTALETIKKAANCGRKEALLFETEAFIPLTQSPEAHALIRVFLNDQYVKNLAKQRSQSIETPIKTAVIGAGIMGGGIAYQSARKGVPIIMKDISEKSLQLGMNEAAKLLNNQFERKQISALEMAKILSSITPTLNYAGIENAQVIVEAVVEDPKVKTVVLAETEKLLNEHALLAWNTSTIPITKLASVLQRPENFCGMHFFNPVHRMPLVEIIKGEKTSAKTIDTITAYANKMGKTAIIVNDCPGFFVNRVLFPYFSGFNLLLQDGADFYQIDKIMERQFGWPMGPAYLIDVIGIDTVQHAQQVMAESFPARMTKIDQDAISVLFNHQRYGQKNGVGFYQYVSDKKGKIEKQRDPKINDLLGKFGASSKQFTEQDIIMRMMIPMINEVVRCLDEHIIASPAEADIALVYGLGFPPFRGGAICYLDNLGIENYIKLAEKYASLGPLYTIPTSLKTKAEKHASYYPAPEKITFNSK; encoded by the coding sequence ATGCTCTATCAAAGTAATACTATTCAGGTTGATTGGATAAAACCCGGTATCGCAAAACTGATATTTAATTCACCAAATGCCATTAATAAATTTGATATAGAAACCATTAACTCGTTAAATCAAGCCATTGATTCTCTGGAAAACAAAAATACCTTGAGCCAATTAAAAGGGCTTATTCTGATTTCACAAAAATCCGCTTTTATTGTTGGGGCAGATATTAAACAATTTCTCTCGCTATTTAATGCACCAAAGTCACAACTTCAGCAATGGCTTAATTTTGCTAACAGTATCTTTAATTGTATCGAAGATCTACCCATTCCAACAGTAACTGCAATAAGTGGTTATGCTTTAGGGGGAGGCTGTGAGTGTGCATTAACAACAGATTACCGTATCGCCGCACCCGATCTTAAAATTGGTTTACCGGAAGTTAAACTGGGAATTATGCCTGGATTTGGCGGTTCAGTACGCCTACCACGTTTAATCGGTTTAGATAACGCCTTACAGATGATCACCACAGGAAAAGATATTGATGCCATAACCGCTTTAAAAAATGGCCTGATTGATGCGATTGTTGCCAAAGAACAGTTACTGAATTCAGCACTCTTACTACTAGAAAATGCCATTGCAAACAAATTAGATTGGCGGCAAGTACGTCAACCTAAAACCCAACCGTTAAAACTGAATAAAATAGAACAAACCATGAGTTTTGATGTCGCAAAAGGTTTAGTCATGAAAGCGGCAGGTTCACATTATCCTGCACCATTGACAGCGTTAGAAACTATCAAAAAAGCAGCCAATTGTGGGCGTAAAGAAGCGTTATTATTCGAAACTGAAGCTTTCATTCCATTGACTCAATCCCCTGAAGCTCATGCCTTAATTAGAGTTTTTCTTAATGATCAATATGTTAAAAATTTAGCTAAACAGAGAAGTCAATCAATTGAAACTCCCATAAAAACCGCTGTTATTGGCGCAGGCATTATGGGTGGCGGCATCGCTTATCAATCAGCACGTAAAGGTGTACCTATCATAATGAAAGATATTAGTGAAAAATCTCTTCAGTTAGGCATGAATGAAGCCGCTAAATTGCTAAATAATCAGTTTGAACGTAAGCAAATATCAGCGCTCGAAATGGCGAAGATATTATCTTCAATTACTCCAACACTCAATTACGCCGGAATTGAAAATGCGCAAGTTATTGTTGAGGCTGTAGTTGAGGATCCAAAGGTTAAAACAGTCGTTTTAGCGGAAACAGAAAAATTATTAAATGAACATGCCCTATTAGCCTGGAATACTTCAACTATCCCAATCACAAAATTAGCTAGTGTTTTACAGCGGCCAGAAAATTTCTGCGGCATGCATTTTTTCAATCCAGTTCATCGCATGCCATTAGTGGAAATTATTAAAGGCGAAAAAACTAGCGCGAAAACTATCGATACGATAACTGCCTATGCCAATAAAATGGGTAAAACGGCTATTATCGTCAACGATTGTCCAGGTTTTTTTGTTAATCGGGTGCTGTTCCCTTATTTTTCTGGCTTTAATTTACTCTTACAAGATGGCGCTGATTTTTATCAAATCGATAAGATCATGGAAAGGCAATTTGGCTGGCCGATGGGGCCTGCTTATTTGATAGATGTTATTGGTATTGATACTGTGCAACATGCTCAACAAGTTATGGCCGAAAGTTTTCCAGCACGTATGACAAAAATTGATCAAGATGCCATTTCTGTTCTATTCAATCATCAACGTTATGGCCAGAAGAATGGTGTTGGTTTTTATCAATACGTTAGCGATAAAAAGGGAAAAATAGAGAAACAACGCGATCCTAAAATTAACGACTTATTAGGCAAATTTGGCGCTAGCAGCAAACAATTCACCGAGCAAGATATTATCATGCGCATGATGATACCGATGATTAATGAAGTGGTTCGTTGCTTAGATGAACATATTATCGCCAGTCCTGCTGAAGCCGATATCGCTCTAGTATACGGTTTAGGTTTTCCGCCATTTAGAGGCGGTGCTATTTGCTATCTTGATAACCTTGGTATCGAAAATTATATCAAACTGGCTGAAAAATATGCCTCTCTAGGCCCTTTATATACCATTCCTACCAGTTTAAAAACCAAAGCAGAAAAACACGCGAGTTATTATCCTGCACCAGAAAAAATCACCTTTAACAGCAAATAA
- a CDS encoding IMPACT family protein produces the protein MNAYLIPAESVVVTEEIKKSRFITYLEHTDGVVEAKNFIQIIKHKYPDARHHCWAYVAGRPDDCQQLGFSDDGEPTGTAGKPMITQLLASHIGEITVVVVRYFGGIKLGTGGLVRAYGNSVQQALGLLNTQQKVLQKYYFIYCEYTHIKMVEQLIQQSSGQILVREYSENVILEISLPANAEQKFADKLRNLSRGALNLIPKS, from the coding sequence ATGAATGCCTATTTAATACCTGCAGAGTCGGTTGTGGTTACCGAAGAGATTAAAAAAAGTCGTTTTATTACTTACTTGGAACATACTGATGGAGTTGTTGAAGCGAAAAATTTTATCCAAATTATCAAGCATAAATATCCAGATGCCCGACATCATTGTTGGGCCTATGTCGCCGGTAGACCTGATGATTGTCAACAGTTAGGTTTTTCTGATGATGGCGAGCCAACAGGAACGGCAGGTAAGCCAATGATCACCCAGTTGTTAGCTAGCCATATTGGAGAAATTACCGTGGTTGTGGTTCGTTATTTTGGTGGTATCAAATTGGGAACTGGAGGATTGGTTAGAGCTTATGGTAATAGTGTTCAACAAGCGTTGGGACTTTTAAATACACAGCAAAAAGTGTTACAAAAATATTATTTTATATATTGTGAATATACGCATATAAAAATGGTTGAGCAATTAATACAACAATCATCGGGGCAGATCCTTGTGCGGGAATATAGTGAAAATGTGATATTAGAAATTTCCCTGCCTGCCAATGCTGAACAAAAGTTTGCTGATAAATTACGTAATTTGAGTAGAGGCGCATTAAATTTAATCCCTAAATCTTAA
- the hemG gene encoding menaquinone-dependent protoporphyrinogen IX dehydrogenase translates to MSYLLLYSGENGQTKKIILKITEYSRKEGKQCDVRDLNMDKNFNLSVYQKVLVGASIRYGHFNSAVLNFAQNHQKELNSMPSAFFGVNLTARKKGKDTPETNVYVRKFLAKTPWQPTITNVFAGALRYPQYNWFDRMMIQFIMKITGGETNTNNEIEYTDWQKVEYFAREFNALK, encoded by the coding sequence ATGAGCTATTTGCTACTTTATTCTGGTGAAAATGGTCAGACTAAAAAGATAATACTTAAAATTACTGAATATTCACGTAAAGAGGGTAAGCAATGTGATGTCAGAGATTTAAATATGGATAAAAATTTTAATCTTTCTGTTTATCAAAAAGTATTAGTTGGTGCCTCAATACGTTATGGTCATTTTAATTCTGCGGTGTTAAATTTTGCGCAAAATCACCAAAAAGAGTTAAATTCCATGCCAAGTGCATTTTTTGGCGTTAATTTAACGGCCAGAAAAAAGGGCAAAGATACACCTGAAACAAATGTTTATGTACGTAAATTTTTAGCTAAAACTCCGTGGCAACCGACTATTACTAATGTGTTTGCTGGCGCGCTACGTTATCCCCAATATAACTGGTTTGATCGTATGATGATCCAATTTATTATGAAAATAACGGGCGGAGAAACGAATACAAATAACGAAATTGAATATACTGATTGGCAAAAAGTTGAATATTTTGCACGTGAATTTAATGCGCTTAAATAA
- the fre gene encoding NAD(P)H-flavin reductase, which yields MTTLSCKVISIESITDTVYRVRLLPEGQFSFRAGQYLMVIMDERDKRPFSLASIPSEKKLIELHIGASEFNLYAMAVMERIFAQNSINIDIPHGKAWFREGSKKPIILIAGGTGFSYTRAILYAALEENPDRDITFYWGGRRLEHLYDLGELQALSEQYRNIKIIPVVEQPEADWRGRTGTVLSAVLDDFGSLTKYEIYIAGRFEMAKIARERFCSERGVSPEYLYGDAFEFI from the coding sequence ATGACAACATTAAGTTGTAAGGTGATTTCAATTGAATCTATCACTGATACGGTCTATCGCGTTCGCTTATTACCAGAAGGTCAATTTTCCTTTCGTGCCGGTCAATATTTAATGGTCATTATGGATGAGCGTGATAAGCGCCCATTTTCCTTGGCCTCAATTCCTTCAGAAAAAAAACTCATTGAGCTTCATATTGGTGCGTCAGAGTTTAATCTGTATGCCATGGCGGTGATGGAGCGTATTTTTGCGCAAAATAGCATTAATATTGATATTCCTCATGGTAAAGCTTGGTTCCGTGAAGGAAGTAAAAAACCAATAATTCTTATTGCTGGCGGAACCGGATTTTCTTATACCCGCGCAATTTTATATGCTGCATTGGAGGAAAATCCCGACAGAGATATTACCTTCTATTGGGGAGGACGAAGGTTAGAACACCTATATGATTTAGGTGAATTGCAGGCTCTTTCAGAGCAATATCGCAACATAAAAATTATTCCTGTTGTTGAACAACCTGAAGCAGATTGGCGAGGACGGACAGGTACGGTTTTGAGTGCGGTGCTGGATGACTTTGGTTCTCTTACCAAGTACGAAATTTACATTGCTGGGCGTTTTGAAATGGCGAAAATTGCGAGAGAACGTTTTTGTAGTGAAAGAGGCGTTAGCCCTGAGTATCTTTATGGCGATGCGTTCGAATTTATCTAA
- the fadA gene encoding acetyl-CoA C-acyltransferase FadA, with product MENIVIIDSIRTPMGRSKGGAFRQVRAEELSAHLMTQLLSRNPALNKNEIDDIIWGCVQQTLEQGFNIARNAALLTDIPHTVPAVTVNRLCGSSMQALHDAARFIMSGDANVALVGGVEHMGHVPMTHGIDLNSKIALHVSTASASMGLTAEMLARQCQISRVEQDEFALRSHQRATEATKQGWFNDEIVATVGHDIDGNLVAINQDEVIRFDASLASLTALPPVFDPVSGSITAGNSSALSDGASAILVTSEKYAKTRELRIRAKIRSMSVIGCDPAIMGYGPVPATTMALKRAKLTLQDIDVFEINEAFAAQALACLKDLRLIDKMEEKVNLHGGAIALGHPLGCSGARIITSLLNVMERKDAQFGLATMCIGFGQGIATLVERIK from the coding sequence ATGGAAAATATTGTAATTATTGATAGTATACGCACGCCAATGGGACGTTCTAAAGGTGGCGCTTTTCGCCAGGTCAGAGCAGAAGAGCTATCTGCCCATTTAATGACACAATTATTAAGCCGTAATCCTGCCCTGAATAAAAATGAAATTGACGATATTATTTGGGGATGTGTACAACAAACTTTAGAACAAGGATTTAATATTGCTCGCAATGCGGCGCTATTAACGGATATTCCCCATACAGTACCCGCAGTAACGGTTAATCGGCTGTGCGGTTCATCCATGCAAGCATTACATGATGCCGCTCGCTTTATTATGTCAGGTGATGCAAATGTTGCGCTTGTGGGTGGTGTTGAACATATGGGACATGTTCCTATGACTCATGGTATCGATCTCAATAGTAAAATAGCGCTTCATGTTTCTACCGCTTCGGCTTCAATGGGATTAACCGCTGAGATGCTCGCCAGACAGTGCCAAATCAGTCGTGTTGAACAAGATGAATTCGCCTTACGTTCTCATCAAAGAGCAACTGAAGCAACTAAACAGGGATGGTTTAATGATGAAATTGTAGCAACTGTGGGCCATGATATTGACGGTAATCTGGTTGCCATCAATCAAGATGAAGTGATTAGATTTGATGCAAGTTTAGCTAGCCTAACGGCTTTACCACCGGTCTTTGATCCTGTCTCAGGCTCAATCACAGCAGGAAATTCCTCAGCATTATCGGATGGTGCATCCGCCATACTCGTTACCAGTGAAAAATATGCTAAAACACGAGAATTAAGGATAAGAGCTAAAATCCGATCCATGTCTGTTATTGGTTGCGACCCTGCCATTATGGGCTATGGGCCTGTCCCGGCAACTACAATGGCATTAAAACGTGCTAAGTTAACGCTGCAAGATATAGATGTTTTTGAAATTAATGAAGCTTTTGCTGCCCAAGCTTTGGCTTGTTTAAAAGATTTACGCCTTATCGATAAGATGGAAGAAAAAGTTAACCTGCATGGTGGAGCAATTGCTTTAGGTCACCCGTTAGGATGTTCTGGTGCGCGGATCATCACTTCTTTATTAAATGTTATGGAACGGAAAGATGCTCAGTTTGGTTTAGCCACTATGTGTATTGGCTTTGGACAAGGCATCGCTACACTTGTTGAGCGAATTAAATAA
- the tatC gene encoding Sec-independent protein translocase subunit TatC, which translates to MSIDDPQPLISHLIELRRRILYSLLTVAVVFLALVYFSNDIYHLVAAPLIEQLPVGSRMSATDVASTFFTPIKLTFMVAVFISIPVILYQLWAFIAPALYKHERRLMLPLLVSSSVLFYLGMLFAYFVVFPLAFGFFVKTTPESVNFIPDISKYLSFVMTLFMAFGAAFEVPVAIILLCWTGVTTPDLLKRKRPYIIVGAFIVGMFLTPPDVFSQTLLAVPMYLLFELGLLLSRFYVGKGRKAADDKNSDQIIE; encoded by the coding sequence ATGTCTATTGATGATCCACAACCACTTATTAGCCATTTAATTGAATTACGTAGACGTATTCTTTATAGTTTATTGACTGTTGCAGTGGTTTTTCTTGCCCTAGTCTATTTTTCCAATGATATTTATCATTTAGTTGCTGCACCATTGATTGAACAGCTACCGGTTGGCTCTCGCATGAGTGCAACCGATGTGGCATCAACTTTTTTTACCCCCATTAAACTTACGTTTATGGTGGCGGTATTTATTTCTATTCCAGTGATCTTATATCAGTTATGGGCTTTTATCGCGCCAGCACTTTATAAGCACGAGCGGCGCTTAATGTTGCCTTTACTGGTCTCCAGTAGTGTACTTTTTTACTTAGGGATGCTTTTTGCCTATTTTGTTGTTTTCCCTTTAGCATTTGGTTTTTTTGTAAAAACCACACCAGAAAGTGTTAATTTCATTCCTGATATCAGTAAATATCTCAGCTTTGTCATGACACTTTTTATGGCATTTGGTGCGGCCTTTGAAGTTCCTGTTGCCATTATTCTTCTTTGCTGGACAGGTGTTACAACTCCAGATTTGTTAAAACGTAAGCGTCCTTATATTATTGTTGGTGCTTTTATTGTCGGTATGTTTTTGACTCCACCAGATGTGTTTTCTCAGACCCTATTGGCAGTACCAATGTATTTATTATTTGAATTAGGCTTGTTGTTATCACGCTTCTATGTTGGTAAAGGACGCAAGGCGGCTGATGATAAAAATTCTGATCAAATAATAGAATAA
- the ubiD gene encoding 4-hydroxy-3-polyprenylbenzoate decarboxylase: protein MKYRDLKDFISLLEQKKELKRISREVDPYLEMTEIADRTLRAGGPALLFENPKGFTMPVLCNLFGTVERVAMGMGQENIQALHEVGKLLAFLKEPDAPKGFTDLIDKLPKFKQVLNMPTKRLKSAACQEQIWQGDDVDLFRLPIMHCWPEDVAPLITWGLTVTQGPFKARQNLGIYRQQLLTKNKLIMRWLSHRGGALDFQEWCNKYPAKPFPVAVALGADPATILAAVTPIPDTLSEYAFAGLLRGHRSAVVKCISNELEVPAGAEIILEGYIDPAEFAPEGPYGDHTGYYNEVDKFPVFTVTHITQRSDAIYHSTYTGRPPDEPAILGAALNEVLVPILQKQFPEIVDFYLPPEGCSYRLAVVTIKKQYAGHAKRIMMGVWSYLRQFMYTKFVIVCDEDINARDWNDVIWAITTRMDPARDTVMMENTPIDYLDFASPISGLGSKMGLDATNKWPGETQREWGRPIVMTEKIKKRIDEIWHELDILK, encoded by the coding sequence ATGAAATACCGTGATCTCAAAGATTTCATATCATTATTAGAACAAAAAAAAGAGCTGAAGCGAATCAGCCGTGAAGTCGATCCTTATTTAGAAATGACAGAAATAGCGGATAGAACTCTGCGAGCGGGTGGGCCGGCACTATTATTTGAAAACCCAAAGGGTTTTACTATGCCAGTTCTATGCAATTTGTTTGGTACCGTTGAACGGGTTGCAATGGGAATGGGACAAGAAAATATCCAAGCATTACATGAGGTTGGCAAATTATTGGCTTTCCTTAAGGAGCCGGATGCGCCGAAAGGATTTACTGATTTAATTGACAAACTACCAAAGTTTAAACAAGTGCTTAATATGCCAACTAAAAGGTTAAAGTCGGCCGCCTGCCAAGAACAGATTTGGCAAGGTGACGATGTTGATCTGTTTCGTCTTCCTATAATGCATTGTTGGCCAGAAGATGTTGCACCATTAATTACATGGGGATTAACGGTTACTCAGGGACCTTTTAAGGCGCGGCAAAATTTAGGTATCTATCGACAGCAACTATTAACTAAAAATAAGCTGATTATGCGTTGGCTATCTCATCGGGGTGGGGCATTAGATTTTCAAGAGTGGTGTAATAAATATCCAGCTAAACCTTTTCCGGTAGCGGTAGCCTTAGGGGCTGATCCTGCCACAATTTTAGCTGCGGTGACACCCATTCCAGATACCCTTTCCGAATATGCATTTGCTGGATTATTACGCGGACATCGTTCAGCGGTGGTAAAATGTATTTCTAATGAGCTTGAAGTGCCGGCAGGGGCAGAAATTATTCTAGAAGGTTATATTGATCCTGCAGAATTTGCCCCCGAAGGGCCTTATGGAGATCATACCGGCTATTATAATGAAGTGGATAAATTTCCAGTCTTTACAGTTACCCATATAACTCAACGTAGTGATGCTATTTATCATTCAACCTATACCGGTCGTCCTCCTGATGAGCCTGCTATTTTAGGTGCTGCGTTAAATGAGGTTTTAGTCCCTATATTACAAAAACAGTTTCCAGAAATTGTTGACTTTTATTTACCTCCCGAGGGCTGTTCTTATCGACTTGCTGTGGTGACTATCAAGAAACAATATGCTGGGCATGCTAAGCGCATTATGATGGGAGTTTGGTCTTATTTACGGCAATTTATGTATACAAAATTTGTTATTGTCTGTGATGAAGATATTAATGCTCGTGACTGGAATGATGTTATTTGGGCAATTACAACCAGGATGGATCCTGCACGAGATACCGTTATGATGGAAAATACCCCGATCGATTATCTTGATTTTGCGTCACCCATTTCAGGTTTAGGTTCAAAAATGGGACTTGACGCAACCAATAAATGGCCGGGTGAAACACAAAGAGAGTGGGGTCGTCCAATCGTTATGACAGAAAAAATAAAAAAACGGATAGATGAAATTTGGCATGAATTGGATATTTTAAAATGA
- the pepE gene encoding dipeptidase PepE: MDIFLLSNGRLTTSSQWLNYATTQLQEMFQRRQIRKAVLVPYAVLRGDHDQRASELSQSLGIEVVSIAHFESPVKAIESAECILVSGGNTWWLNKCLHENGLIVAIQRAVFERNIPYIGWSAGCNVATPSIRTTNDMPVSNAVVMPSLGLFPIQINPHYIDTRISGHMGETRDDRIAEFCVINPHEIVIALREGSGLQIKDRELHYFSGKNEGFKIFQYNQHFPEQYDTKILKKWVPYCCI; this comes from the coding sequence ATGGATATATTTCTTCTCAGTAATGGTCGACTAACCACCAGTTCTCAATGGCTAAATTATGCTACAACACAATTACAAGAAATGTTTCAACGCCGACAGATCCGTAAAGCAGTATTAGTCCCTTATGCTGTTTTACGCGGTGATCATGATCAGCGTGCCTCGGAGCTTAGTCAATCATTAGGTATCGAAGTGGTTTCAATTGCCCATTTTGAATCGCCAGTAAAAGCAATTGAATCAGCAGAATGTATTTTAGTTAGTGGAGGCAATACCTGGTGGTTGAATAAATGCCTGCATGAAAATGGACTGATCGTGGCTATACAACGCGCTGTTTTTGAACGCAATATTCCCTATATTGGCTGGAGTGCTGGATGTAATGTCGCTACGCCTAGTATAAGAACAACCAATGATATGCCAGTATCTAATGCGGTTGTAATGCCCTCGTTGGGGCTATTCCCAATACAAATTAATCCGCATTATATTGATACTCGTATTAGTGGACATATGGGAGAAACTAGAGATGATCGTATTGCTGAGTTTTGTGTCATCAATCCCCATGAAATTGTTATTGCTTTACGGGAAGGCAGTGGCTTACAAATTAAAGATAGGGAACTACATTATTTTAGTGGGAAAAATGAAGGTTTTAAGATTTTTCAGTATAACCAACATTTTCCAGAACAATATGATACCAAAATATTAAAAAAATGGGTTCCTTATTGCTGTATCTAA
- the trkH gene encoding Trk system potassium transporter TrkH, with protein sequence MHFRAITRIVGLLVILFSVTMIIPGIVALIYRDGAGRAFSQTFIAALIIGLLLWIPNRNNRHDLKPKEGFLIVALFWTVLGSVGALPFIFADRPHLSVTDAFFESFSGLTTTGATTLVGLDALPKAILFYRQMLQWLGGMGIIVLAVAILPLLGVGGMQLYRAEMPGPLKDNKMRPRIAETAKTLWLIYVLLTIVCAIALWGAGMDVFDAISHSFSTVAIGGFSTHDQSIGYFNSPAINTIIAIFLLISGCNFGLHFAVLSGRSLTIYWRDPEFRVFIGFQLVLIVICTLVLLYHSVYDSLFQTFDQAFFQVVSVATTAGFSTDGFANWPLSLPILLLCAAFVGGCAGSTGGGLKVIRILLLFLQGSRELKRLVHPNAVYTIKLGARALPERIIEAVWGFFSAYALVFLISLLLLIATGVDEFSAFASIAATLNNLGPGLGSVAENFTTMNPTGKWILIVTMLFGRLEVFTLLVLFTPTFWRE encoded by the coding sequence ATGCATTTTCGAGCAATAACCCGAATTGTTGGGCTACTTGTTATCTTATTTTCTGTCACTATGATCATTCCAGGCATAGTGGCATTGATTTATCGAGATGGAGCAGGACGTGCCTTTAGCCAGACCTTTATCGCGGCGTTGATTATAGGTTTGCTACTATGGATACCAAACAGAAATAATCGACATGATTTAAAGCCTAAAGAAGGTTTTCTGATCGTCGCCCTTTTTTGGACTGTGTTAGGCAGTGTTGGGGCATTACCTTTTATCTTTGCTGATCGGCCCCATCTTTCGGTTACCGATGCTTTTTTTGAATCTTTTTCCGGTTTAACAACAACTGGGGCAACCACATTGGTTGGGTTAGATGCTTTACCTAAAGCAATACTCTTTTATCGACAAATGCTACAGTGGTTAGGTGGCATGGGGATCATTGTTTTAGCGGTAGCCATATTGCCTTTATTAGGCGTAGGAGGAATGCAGCTTTATCGGGCAGAAATGCCTGGGCCACTTAAAGACAATAAAATGCGTCCAAGGATTGCGGAAACAGCAAAGACACTTTGGTTAATCTATGTTTTGCTCACGATAGTATGCGCGATAGCATTATGGGGTGCAGGCATGGACGTCTTTGATGCTATCTCTCATAGTTTTTCTACTGTTGCTATTGGTGGATTTTCTACTCATGACCAAAGTATTGGCTACTTTAATAGCCCTGCTATTAATACCATTATTGCTATTTTTTTACTGATTTCTGGCTGTAATTTTGGTCTTCATTTCGCCGTTTTATCCGGCCGTAGTTTGACAATTTACTGGCGTGATCCCGAATTTAGAGTATTTATCGGTTTTCAATTAGTATTGATTGTCATATGTACATTAGTACTTCTATATCATTCCGTTTACGACTCACTATTTCAAACATTTGATCAAGCCTTTTTTCAAGTTGTTTCTGTGGCAACAACAGCGGGTTTTAGTACTGATGGGTTTGCAAATTGGCCACTTTCACTACCGATATTGTTACTTTGTGCTGCTTTTGTCGGCGGATGTGCAGGCTCAACCGGAGGTGGATTAAAAGTTATTCGAATTTTGTTATTATTCTTACAGGGATCACGAGAGCTAAAACGTTTGGTACATCCAAATGCTGTTTACACGATAAAATTAGGCGCCAGGGCATTACCTGAACGTATTATAGAAGCCGTTTGGGGTTTCTTTTCTGCTTATGCATTGGTTTTTCTTATAAGTTTATTATTGTTAATCGCTACCGGCGTAGATGAGTTTTCTGCTTTTGCCTCAATTGCAGCAACACTCAATAATTTAGGGCCAGGATTAGGCTCGGTAGCTGAAAATTTTACCACTATGAATCCAACGGGAAAATGGATCCTAATTGTTACTATGCTATTTGGCCGATTGGAAGTTTTCACTTTACTGGTTCTTTTCACACCAACCTTTTGGCGAGAATAA